A single region of the Raphanus sativus cultivar WK10039 chromosome 1, ASM80110v3, whole genome shotgun sequence genome encodes:
- the LOC108840652 gene encoding chitinase 10, producing the protein MAQHLSLLFCLFLSFFSILFSNQTEATTVARLVPKSLYDSMFIHKENTACPANGFYTYESFVKATRRFPRFGSIGSMETRRREVAAFLAQISHETTGGWPTAPDGPYAWGLCFKEEISPQSNYCDSSNTEWPCFSNKTYHGRGPIQLSWNYNYGPAGRALGFDGLRNPEIVANNSVIAFQTALWFWMTEQSPKPSCHDVMIGRYRPTEADLAANRTGGFGLTTNIINGGLECGIAGDGRVNDRIGFYQRYAGLLNVGTGPNLDCENQRPFA; encoded by the exons ATGGCTCAACACTTATCTCTTCTCTTTTGCCTCTTTCTCTCATTCTTCTCAATACTGTTTTCCAACCAAACCGAGGCTACCACAGTCGCGCGTCTGGTGCCAAAATCGCTTTACGACTCAATGTTCATCCACAAGGAAAATACTGCTTGTCCAGCAAATGGTTTCTACACTTACGAATCCTTTGTGAAGGCAACGAGGCGGTTTCCAAGATTTGGAAGCATCGGATCCATGGAGACACGAAGACGCGAGGTGGCAGCGTTTTTGGCTCAGATTTCACACGAAACAACTGGAGGGTGGCCAACGGCACCGGACGGACCGTATGCTTGGGGGTTGTGTTTTAAAGAAGAAATAAGTCCACAAAGCAATTATTGTGATTCTTCTAATACTGAATGGCCTTGTTTCTCTAACAAGACTTACCATGGTAGAGGTCCAATTCAACTCTCGTG GAACTATAACTACGGACCGGCCGGTCGAGCTTTAGGATTCGACGGTCTAAGGAATCCCGAGATAGTGGCGAATAATTCAGTGATAGCTTTCCAAACAGCACTTTGGTTTTGGATGACGGAGCAGAGTCCCAAACCTTCGTGCCATGACGTTATGATCGGTAGATACAGACCTACAGAGGCGGATTTGGCAGCTAACCGGACCGGTGGATTCGGTTTAACCACGAACATTATAAACGGCGGTTTAGAGTGCGGGATTGCTGGAGATGGGCGGGTCAATGACCGGATCGGGTTTTATCAGAGATATGCTGGGCTGTTAAATGTAGGAACTGGGCCTAACTTGGACTGTGAAAACCAGAGGCCCTTCGCTTAA